AAACGGAAGCTCTCCTTTCTTCGTCACAACCAGTATCTTCTGATGCTCGGTTCTCCGGATAGTCTCCGTCTTTTCCCAAAGTGCTTCAGTCAATTTTTCTCCCGGTCTCAGCCCGGAAAAAGTTATCTGGATCTCGACCTCGGGAACGAAGCCTGAGAAGGTGATGAGTTCCCTTGCAAGGTCGAGAATCCTGACCGGTTCACCCATATCGAGCACGAACACTTCGCCGCCTGTCCCGATCGCTCCGGCCTGAAGAACCAGCAGAACCGCTTCTTTCACGGTCATGAAGTATCTCGTTGCACTTGCATCCGAGACGGTCACAGGCCCACCTTGGGATATTTGTTTCTTGAAGACCGGGACAACACTGCCGCGCGTCCCAAGCACATTTCCGAATCTTACGGCCATGAGTTTGGTGGAGTGAGTACCCTTAGCCCGTTCTCCAAGAAAGAACTCTGCCAGCTTCTTGGTTGCGCCCATGACACATGCGGGAGAGACCGCCTTGTCGGTTGAGAGCATCACAAACCTCTCGGTCCCGGTTCCGATGCAGCTGTCTATCAGGAACTTCGTGCCGAGAAGATTGTTCTTCACCGCCTCAACAGGATGAAGCTCCATCAGGTGCACATGTTTGTGTGCGGCAGCATGAAATACAACATCCGGTTTGTGGCGTGAGACCGTCTTTTCGACGACCCGCCTTTCCTTCAGATCGGCAATCACCGGCAGAAGGCGGGTTTTCCCGGAGGCCAAGCGGACATCGGCCTCAGCTTCAAAGATGCTGTTTTCTCCTCGTCCGAAGAGAACGACTTCCTCCGGCTCGAAAGAAAGGACGCGCTTCAGTATTTCTGACCCTATCGAACCTCCGGCGCCCGTGATAAGAATCTTCTTGCCCAGAAGGTAGTTCCTGAGACTCGATTGATCCACTTCTACAGTCTCTCTGCCGAGGAGGTCATCGCTTTCGACGGTTCTTATCTGATTGATGGTGAAGTCGCCGCGGATGATCTCCCTGATTCCCGGGACGATCTTGAATCTGACCTTCGCTTTCTCGCAGTACCTGGCGAGCGTCCTTATGTCCTTCCCGGTCGCCGACGGGATGGCAATGAGAATCTCATCGATTGAGAGTTTGCCGGCAAGCCCTGCGATCTCTTCCCTGCCGCCCAGCACGGGAATCCCCTT
Above is a genomic segment from Candidatus Eisenbacteria bacterium containing:
- a CDS encoding nucleoside-diphosphate sugar epimerase/dehydratase translates to MNKETRVLIIGAGEAGEMAVSEMFSHPELLLVPIAFVDDDPQKQGKKVKGIPVLGGREEIAGLAGKLSIDEILIAIPSATGKDIRTLARYCEKAKVRFKIVPGIREIIRGDFTINQIRTVESDDLLGRETVEVDQSSLRNYLLGKKILITGAGGSIGSEILKRVLSFEPEEVVLFGRGENSIFEAEADVRLASGKTRLLPVIADLKERRVVEKTVSRHKPDVVFHAAAHKHVHLMELHPVEAVKNNLLGTKFLIDSCIGTGTERFVMLSTDKAVSPACVMGATKKLAEFFLGERAKGTHSTKLMAVRFGNVLGTRGSVVPVFKKQISQGGPVTVSDASATRYFMTVKEAVLLVLQAGAIGTGGEVFVLDMGEPVRILDLARELITFSGFVPEVEIQITFSGLRPGEKLTEALWEKTETIRRTEHQKILVVTKKGELPFDLDKEITEIERLCATLDDQRVLDKLKELVPPLGKR